One window of Papio anubis isolate 15944 chromosome 10, Panubis1.0, whole genome shotgun sequence genomic DNA carries:
- the MTERF4 gene encoding transcription termination factor 4, mitochondrial, whose amino-acid sequence MAAFGRQVLDWHRLIPLTWAWMARQTPHLGEQRRMTASLLRKLTTASNGGVTEELSCVRSNNYVQEPECRRNRVQCLLEKQRTPVEQGSLELERVISSLLDMGFSNAHINELLSIQPGASPQQLLDIISEFILLGLNPEPVYVVLKKSPQLLKLPIMQMRKRSSYLRKLGLGEGKLKRVLYCCPEIFTMRQQDINDTVRLLKEKCLFTVQQVTKILHSCPYVLREDLGQLEYKFQYAYFRMGVKHADIVKSEYLQYSLTKIKQRHIYLERLGRFQTPDKKGQTQIPNPLVKDIFRVSEAEFLARTACSSAEEFEVFKKLLAREEEESDSSTSDDKRASLDEDEDEDDEDDDEAEDDDEDEDDEEEEQL is encoded by the exons ATGGCTGCGTTCGGCCGTCAG GTCCTTGATTGGCACCGCCTGATCCCCCTCACCTGGGCCTGGATGGCTAGGCAGACTCCTCATCTTGGAGAACAGAGAAGGATGACAGCTTCCTTGTTGCGCAAACTGACTACAGCCTCCAATGGAGGGGTCACTGAGGAGTTATCTTGTGTTAGATCCAATAACTATGTGCAGGAACCAGAGTGCAGGAGGAATCGTGTTCAGTGCCTCCTCGAGAAGCAGAGGACTCCTGTGGAACAAGGGTCCTTGGAGCTAGAGAGGGTCATCAGTTCCCTCCTGGACATGGGTTTCAGCAATGCCCATATTAATGAATTGCTCAGTATACAACCAGGTGCCAGTCCTCAACAGTTGCTGGACATCATTTCAGAATTTATTCTCTTGGGTCTGAATCCAGAGCCTGTGTATGTGGTCTTGAAGAAAAGTCCCCAGTTATTGAAACTGCCTATTATGCAAATGAGGAAGCGCTCCAGTTACCTGCGAAAGCTTGGGCTTGGAGAAG GGAAATTAAAGAGGGTGCTTTACTGTTGCCCTGAAATTTTCACCATGCGTCAGCAGGACATTAATGACACTGTCAGGCTTCTCAAGGAGAAGTGCCTTTTCACGGTACAGCAAGTCACCAAGATTTTGCACAGTTGCCCCTATGTTCTTCGAGAGGACCTGGGTCAACTGGAATACAAGTTTCAG TACGCGTACTTCAGGATGGGCGTGAAGCATGCAGACATTGTGAAGAGTGAGTACCTGCAGTATTCACTAACCAAGATTAAGCAGAGACACATTTACCTGGAGCGCCTGGGACGGTTCCAAACCCCTGACAAGAAGGGGCAGACACAGATCCCTAACCCACTGGTCAAGGACATTTTCAGAGTTTCAGAAGCCGAGTTTTTGGCCAGGACAGCCTGTTCTTCTGCTGAGGAGTTTGAGGTTTTTAAGAAGCTCCTGGCTCGGGAGGAGGAGGAGTCTGACAGCAGCACATCTGATGACAAAAGGGCAAGTCTGGatgaagatgaggatgaagatgatgaggaCGACGACGAGGCGGaggatgatgatgaggatgaggaCGACGAGGAGGAGGAACAGCTGTGA